Sequence from the Corallococcus sp. EGB genome:
CTTCCAACGCTTCCCCGCGTGGATGTGGCGCAACGCGGACGTGCTCGACTTCACGGGCTGGCTGCGGACGCACAACGACCGCCACTCCGCGCGGGAGAAGGTCGGGTTCTACGGGCTGGACCTCTACAGCCTTCATGCCTCCATGGGCGCGGTGCTGAAGTACCTGGACCGCGCGGATCCGGAGGCCGCGAAGCGAGCCCGGCACCGCTACGCGTGCTTCGAGCACTTCGGGGAGGACCCACAGGACTACGGCCACGCGACGTCGCTGGGACTGTCGCCGGATTGCGAGCGGGAGGTCATCGCCCAGCTCCGCGACCTCCAGCGAGAACGCGAGACCCTGCTGCACCGCGATGGGTTCATCGCGGAGGACGCGCAGTTCGAGGCCGAGCAGAACGCGCGGGTCGTCCAGAACGCGGAGGAATATTACCGGTCCATGTTCCACGGGCGCGTCTCGTCGTGGAACCTGCGCGACACGCACATGGCGGACACGCTGGACCTGCTGATGGGCTTCCTGACGCGGCGCATGGGGGTCGCTCGGGTCGTGGTCTGGGCCCACAACTCGCATGTCGGGGATGCGCGCGCGACGGAGATGGGCGCCTCGGGGGAAGTGAACCTGGGACAGCTGACGCGCCAGCGGCACCGGGACGCGACGCGGCTCATCGGCTTCAGCACGTACCGGGGCACCGTCACCGCGGCCTCCAGCTGGGGAGGTTCCGCCGAGCGCAAGCGGATCCGTCATGGCCTGGCGGGCAGCTGTGAGTCCCTCTTCCATCAGGTCGGCCTGCCGGGCTTCCTGCTGGAGCTCCGCGAGCTGGGCGAGGCCGCCGGAGCGCTCCGCGAGCGGCGCCTGCAGCGGGCCATCGGCGTCATCTACCGGCCCGACACGGAGCGCATGAGCCACTACTTCCACACCCGGCTGCCGGAGCAGTTCGACGCCCTGCTGCACATCGATGAGACGCGTGCGCTCGAACCGCTGGAGCGCACCGCCGGATGGGAGCGGGGCGAGGCTCCGGAGACCTATCCGACGGGCTTGTAGCCCCGAGTTCAGGGCGCCTGGGTGGGGCGGTGATACAGCTTGCGCAGCTCCTCCTTGGCCTCCTGGAGCGCCCGCTTGCGGGACGCCGGGAGGTTCCGGCCCGCGCGGTTGCCGTAGAACGAGAGCATCGACATGGCCGATTGGAACGGCGACGTCTTGCGCCGGTGGCTGCGCTCCGCGGAGCGCTTCACCGAGCGGGCAATCTCCTTCGGAGTGCGCTTGAAGACCTGGTCCTCCAAGGTCATCGCGTCA
This genomic interval carries:
- a CDS encoding erythromycin esterase family protein, with translation MASRDDGLLVRAIKESALPLQGTREDFDPLMDLVGDARCVLIGEATHGTHEFYRLRALLTRRLIEEKGFNAVAVEADWPDAYRINRYVRAMGTDADAVDSLSDFQRFPAWMWRNADVLDFTGWLRTHNDRHSAREKVGFYGLDLYSLHASMGAVLKYLDRADPEAAKRARHRYACFEHFGEDPQDYGHATSLGLSPDCEREVIAQLRDLQRERETLLHRDGFIAEDAQFEAEQNARVVQNAEEYYRSMFHGRVSSWNLRDTHMADTLDLLMGFLTRRMGVARVVVWAHNSHVGDARATEMGASGEVNLGQLTRQRHRDATRLIGFSTYRGTVTAASSWGGSAERKRIRHGLAGSCESLFHQVGLPGFLLELRELGEAAGALRERRLQRAIGVIYRPDTERMSHYFHTRLPEQFDALLHIDETRALEPLERTAGWERGEAPETYPTGL
- a CDS encoding DUF3175 domain-containing protein gives rise to the protein MPATMKKPRGPTASRKRTATASRGKAKRRTLSREVTEHSDAMTLEDQVFKRTPKEIARSVKRSAERSHRRKTSPFQSAMSMLSFYGNRAGRNLPASRKRALQEAKEELRKLYHRPTQAP